Proteins encoded together in one Rubripirellula reticaptiva window:
- a CDS encoding zinc-dependent alcohol dehydrogenase family protein: MSTIRGCPKQGSEFVDFAISGEVANLYSMITYQLKGPTGLSALQPTVLPDPEPGPRDVLVQSMAWSLNYRDLAMPAGGYVRNDKVKQNPPLVPLSDMAGRVIAVGSDVTKFRVGDRVMANFFRDWVDGDLTSEQIGTALGGAIDGVLSEKVCLPDHGWVKTPDSLTDFEAATLPCAAVTAWHSFELGQLRMGQTVLLLGTGGVSIFALQLAKAAGAKVIITSSSDAKLTKAAEMGADETINYKEFPEWHERVLEITGGVGVDHVIEVGGAGTLERSLASTRVSGTISLIGILTGRVEKNPSMMPALFNRITVRGIYVGSRRMFEDLCRAIEINQISPVIDRTFAFEEARAAYEHLQSGKHFGKVVIRAPE; this comes from the coding sequence ATGTCCACAATTCGGGGATGCCCCAAACAAGGGTCTGAATTCGTTGACTTCGCGATCAGCGGTGAAGTTGCTAATCTTTACAGCATGATTACCTATCAACTCAAAGGCCCAACCGGGCTGTCAGCTCTGCAACCGACCGTGCTTCCCGATCCGGAACCCGGACCGCGAGACGTCTTGGTTCAGTCCATGGCTTGGTCGCTGAATTACCGCGACTTGGCGATGCCCGCCGGCGGTTATGTCCGCAATGACAAAGTCAAACAGAATCCACCGTTGGTTCCGTTATCGGACATGGCCGGACGTGTCATTGCCGTCGGATCCGACGTGACGAAGTTTCGTGTTGGCGATCGGGTGATGGCCAACTTTTTTCGCGATTGGGTAGACGGCGACTTGACATCCGAGCAAATCGGCACGGCGCTTGGCGGCGCGATCGACGGCGTGCTGTCCGAGAAAGTTTGCTTGCCCGACCACGGTTGGGTTAAAACGCCGGACTCGTTAACGGATTTCGAAGCCGCAACGTTGCCCTGTGCCGCGGTCACGGCTTGGCATTCTTTTGAGCTGGGCCAATTGCGAATGGGACAAACGGTCCTGTTGTTGGGTACTGGCGGAGTGTCAATCTTTGCATTGCAGTTGGCGAAAGCTGCTGGAGCTAAAGTCATCATCACCAGCAGCAGTGACGCAAAGCTCACCAAAGCTGCCGAAATGGGCGCCGACGAGACGATCAACTACAAGGAATTTCCCGAGTGGCATGAACGAGTCTTAGAAATCACCGGTGGCGTCGGTGTCGATCATGTGATCGAAGTCGGCGGTGCGGGGACGTTGGAGCGATCGCTGGCGTCGACTCGCGTCAGCGGCACCATCTCATTGATCGGAATTTTGACGGGACGCGTCGAAAAGAATCCATCGATGATGCCAGCTTTGTTCAACCGCATCACCGTACGCGGCATCTATGTAGGCAGTCGGCGAATGTTTGAAGACCTCTGCCGTGCGATTGAGATCAACCAGATCAGTCCGGTCATCGACCGCACGTTTGCGTTCGAGGAAGCGCGAGCGGCGTATGAACATCTGCAAAGTGGCAAACACTTTGGCAAGGTCGTCATTCGCGCGCCCGAATGA
- a CDS encoding 4-hydroxybenzoate octaprenyltransferase, which translates to MSLTSTESPSRIADWLGLIRFSHTIFALPFAALATAMAFSAALPSGTMPTFRWRDIVGILFCMVFARSAAMAFNRLADQQIDAGNPRTTGRHLPAGILDRKQVWGFTILCGIGFIASTAIFLPNRVPLFASIPVLAFLCGYSLAKRFTSAAHLWLGVALSLSPICAWLAIRGSESITNPGDLIAPLVLAAVVTSWVTGFDIIYACQDADFDSKSGLHSIPARFGIAGALRIAAMCHIVMLVLLLTLVWAGRASGLGWPFGIVWVIVAGLVVRQHSLVRPEDLDRVNQAFFDTNAAISVTLLVAGVVDCFWI; encoded by the coding sequence ATGTCACTGACTTCTACCGAATCGCCGAGTCGAATTGCTGATTGGCTCGGGCTGATTCGGTTTAGCCACACCATCTTTGCTTTGCCGTTCGCGGCGCTGGCGACTGCGATGGCGTTTTCGGCGGCGCTTCCCTCGGGAACGATGCCCACGTTCCGGTGGCGTGACATAGTCGGGATTCTGTTTTGCATGGTCTTTGCACGCAGCGCTGCGATGGCGTTTAACCGATTAGCGGACCAGCAAATCGACGCGGGCAACCCGCGGACGACTGGGCGACACTTGCCAGCCGGAATTCTGGATCGCAAGCAAGTTTGGGGGTTCACGATCCTGTGCGGCATCGGCTTCATCGCATCGACCGCGATCTTCTTGCCCAACCGAGTCCCATTGTTTGCGTCGATTCCGGTTCTCGCGTTTCTATGCGGCTACAGCTTGGCCAAGCGATTCACATCCGCGGCGCACCTGTGGTTGGGGGTCGCACTCAGTCTGTCGCCGATCTGCGCGTGGCTGGCGATTCGCGGCTCCGAGTCGATTACCAACCCGGGCGACCTGATCGCTCCGCTGGTCTTGGCGGCGGTTGTGACATCCTGGGTGACTGGATTCGACATCATTTACGCATGCCAGGACGCTGACTTCGACTCAAAATCAGGACTCCACAGCATCCCGGCTCGATTCGGAATTGCCGGGGCTTTGCGAATTGCGGCCATGTGTCACATTGTGATGCTGGTGCTGCTGTTGACCCTTGTTTGGGCGGGCCGGGCCAGCGGGCTGGGATGGCCATTTGGAATCGTTTGGGTGATCGTCGCGGGGCTAGTCGTGCGACAGCATTCGTTGGTGCGTCCGGAGGACCTTGATCGCGTCAATCAGGCGTTTTTCGATACCAATGCGGCGATCAGCGTCACACTGCTGGTCGCTGGCGTGGTGGATTGCTTCTGGATTTAG
- the mqnE gene encoding aminofutalosine synthase MqnE gives MTPTERDARFREIRDKVEAEERLSLDDGIFLYDPQVSLQAIGELANFVRERKNGNVGYFNINTHLNPTNVCVYRCRFCAFRSDLRDPKGYVMSDEQIIARGQEATDNGCTEMHIVGGLHHQKPYEWYRHLIETLHENFPQIHLKGWTAVEINWFEFQTKKTVQWVLEDMRKAGLGSMPGGGAEIFHPEVRDQLCEHKANTHAWLDIHRTAHEIGLRTNCTMLYGHVENAFHRIDHLMRLRELQDQTGGFQVFIPLAFHPENTKLSDLKKPSGLMDLRTMAVSRLMLDNVQHIKAYWIMLGIETAQTALAYGADDIDGTVRHELIYHDAGATTPECLSVDDIKNLITEAGRDPIERDTVYNRVRRDENDFTKWSIEEMVTA, from the coding sequence ATGACCCCGACCGAACGAGACGCCCGATTCCGTGAGATCCGTGACAAAGTCGAAGCCGAGGAGCGATTGTCGCTGGACGATGGAATCTTTTTGTACGATCCGCAGGTTTCGCTGCAAGCGATCGGTGAACTGGCCAATTTCGTCCGCGAACGAAAGAACGGAAACGTCGGCTACTTTAACATCAATACGCACCTGAACCCAACGAACGTTTGCGTTTACCGGTGCCGATTTTGTGCCTTCCGCAGCGATTTGCGCGACCCCAAAGGTTACGTGATGAGCGACGAGCAGATCATCGCTCGCGGTCAAGAAGCGACCGACAACGGTTGCACCGAAATGCACATCGTCGGCGGCCTGCACCACCAGAAACCGTACGAGTGGTACCGGCACCTGATTGAGACTTTGCACGAGAACTTCCCGCAGATCCATTTGAAGGGATGGACGGCGGTTGAGATCAATTGGTTTGAGTTTCAAACGAAAAAAACGGTTCAGTGGGTCTTGGAGGACATGCGAAAGGCTGGCCTTGGTAGCATGCCGGGTGGCGGAGCCGAAATTTTTCACCCTGAAGTTCGCGACCAACTATGCGAACACAAAGCCAACACGCATGCGTGGCTCGATATCCACCGAACGGCACACGAAATCGGGCTACGAACGAATTGCACGATGTTGTACGGGCATGTTGAAAATGCATTCCACCGAATCGACCACCTGATGCGACTGCGTGAACTGCAGGATCAAACTGGCGGATTCCAAGTCTTCATCCCGCTGGCGTTTCACCCTGAAAACACGAAGCTTTCGGACTTGAAGAAGCCCTCGGGGTTGATGGATCTGCGAACGATGGCGGTCAGCCGCTTGATGTTGGACAACGTCCAGCACATCAAGGCGTACTGGATCATGCTTGGCATCGAGACCGCTCAGACAGCGCTTGCCTACGGTGCCGACGATATCGACGGCACGGTTCGCCACGAACTGATCTATCACGACGCCGGCGCGACGACGCCCGAGTGCTTGTCAGTCGACGACATCAAGAACTTGATCACCGAAGCCGGCCGAGACCCGATCGAGCGAGATACGGTGTACAACCGAGTGCGACGTGACGAGAACGACTTCACCAAATGGTCGATCGAGGAAATGGTGACGGCCTAG
- a CDS encoding YbaB/EbfC family nucleoid-associated protein, with protein sequence MFKGLGNIGNIASMMGSLQQLPDRMKELNERMKSESVSASSGCGKIHVTMSGTGHVKSVQINDSELAGSELEEAIADATNAAGAAAKQLYAESISHLVNEMDLKIPGLDSVISTLTGGN encoded by the coding sequence ATGTTCAAAGGTCTCGGAAATATCGGCAACATCGCTTCCATGATGGGATCGTTGCAACAATTGCCCGATCGGATGAAGGAACTGAACGAACGGATGAAATCCGAATCGGTCAGCGCGTCATCGGGATGCGGCAAGATCCACGTCACGATGTCAGGAACCGGCCACGTAAAGTCGGTCCAGATCAACGACAGCGAACTGGCCGGCAGCGAATTGGAAGAAGCGATCGCCGATGCGACCAACGCAGCTGGCGCGGCCGCCAAGCAACTCTACGCCGAATCGATCAGCCACTTGGTCAACGAGATGGACTTGAAGATTCCCGGCCTGGACAGCGTCATTTCGACGCTGACCGGAGGCAATTAA
- the recR gene encoding recombination mediator RecR has product MSKHAGAVAELVEQLGRLPGVGRKSAERLAFHLLRVSETEALALAESIRRVRQDVRYCATCFNLAESETCGICANSDRDLTRLCVVEQPRDLMSLEQAGIFKGVYHVLLGRIAPLDGIGPDQLTIDDLVERVRVGNFVEIIMATNPTVEGDGTTLYISNLLSEFPVEITRLARGITAGSVLEYANREMIADALMGRQKL; this is encoded by the coding sequence ATGAGCAAGCACGCGGGCGCTGTGGCCGAATTGGTGGAACAGCTGGGACGTTTACCTGGCGTCGGACGCAAGAGCGCCGAACGGTTGGCATTTCACCTGCTGCGGGTCAGCGAAACCGAAGCACTGGCGCTGGCGGAATCGATTCGACGCGTCCGCCAGGACGTCCGGTACTGTGCGACCTGCTTCAATCTGGCGGAATCCGAGACCTGTGGGATTTGCGCGAACTCTGACCGTGACCTGACTCGACTTTGCGTGGTCGAACAGCCGCGGGATTTGATGAGCCTCGAACAGGCAGGAATCTTCAAGGGCGTTTACCACGTCCTGCTAGGCCGGATTGCTCCGCTTGATGGCATTGGCCCCGACCAATTGACGATCGACGACCTAGTTGAAAGAGTCCGAGTAGGAAATTTTGTCGAAATCATCATGGCGACAAACCCAACTGTCGAGGGGGACGGGACAACGCTCTATATCAGCAACCTTTTGAGCGAATTCCCCGTCGAAATCACGCGTTTGGCTCGTGGGATCACCGCCGGAAGCGTTTTGGAGTATGCCAATCGCGAGATGATTGCTGATGCGTTGATGGGCCGTCAAAAGCTATAA